The stretch of DNA TCCAAGGGCGTTCTGTGGGCGGAGGGTCAGAAAATTTGGATGAATGGCAGGAGGTGAGTTTCTTGACTAAAGctttgctttaaataatatacttTTTCTCGTCTATAATTTAGTTTGCGATACCTCAACCAGATCCCACAATATTTACCTACAAT from Drosophila takahashii strain IR98-3 E-12201 chromosome 2R, DtakHiC1v2, whole genome shotgun sequence encodes:
- the LOC108069011 gene encoding uncharacterized protein; amino-acid sequence: MLSILYLWFILYLFGLVQGRSVGGGSENLDEWQEFAIPQPDPTIFTYNQTDKELPWDNTWN